From a single Nicotiana tabacum cultivar K326 chromosome 8, ASM71507v2, whole genome shotgun sequence genomic region:
- the LOC107784170 gene encoding putative hydroxyacylglutathione hydrolase 2, chloroplastic translates to MQTFCRIAPSAMASFPCSKTRTGVCVWPGLRQLSLRKNLLYGFMQLFSMPFKTIRGVSRTLGVSNLCSITSTSSSLQIELIPCLQDNYAYLLHDVDTGTVGVVDPSEAVPVIDALSRNNRNLTYILNTHHHYDHTGGNMELKARYGAKVIGSGVDSDRIPGIDIALNDGDQWMFAGHEVLVMETPGHTRGHISFYFPRSKAIFTGDTLFSLSCGKLFEGTPQQMLSSLRKIMSLPDDTNVYCGHEYTLSNSKFALSVEPGNEELQSYATQVVNLRKKGLPTIPTTLKAEKLCNPFLRTSSTEIRKLLNIPPTADDTEALGAIRHAKDNF, encoded by the exons ATGCAAACCTTCTGTAGAATTGCACCCTCCGCCATGGCCTCCTTCCCTTGTTCTAag ACTCGGACAGGGGTTTGTGTATGGCCTGGCTTGAGACAGCTTTCTCTTAGGAAGAATCTCCTCTATGGATTTATGCAGCTTTTCTCAATGCCGTTTAAGACCATACGTGGAGTTAGTCGTACGCTTGGAGTTTCTAATCTCTGTAGCATTACCAGTACGTCTTCTAGTTTGCAAATCGAACTG ATACCATGTCTCCAGGATAATTATGCATATCTATTGCACGATGTGGATACTGGAACAGTTGGTGTTGTGGATCCTTCTGAAGCTGTTCCTGTTATCGATGCACTGAGTAGAAACAACCGCAATTTGACTTACATTTTGAACACACATCATCACTATGATCACACTGGTGGCAACATGGAGTTAAAAGCAAGGTATGGGGCAAAG GTAATTGGATCTGGAGTAGACAGTGATAGAATACCTGGTATTGATATAGCCCTAAATGATGGGGACCAATGGATGTTCGCAGGCCATGAGGTGCTTGTCATGGAGACTCCTGGTCATACGCGAG GGCATATCAGTTTTTATTTCCCGAGATCAAAGGCAATTTTCACAGGAGACACACTGTTCAGCTTGTCTTGTGGTAAGCTATTCGAAGGGACTCCTCAGCAG ATGCTCTCTTCATTGAGGAAGATCATGTCCTTACCAGACGATACAAATGTTTACTGTGGCCACGAGTATACATTG AGCAATTCAAAGTTTGCACTTTCTGTAGAACCTGGTAATGAAGAATTGCAGTCATATGCCACACAAGTTGTCAATCTCCGCAAGAAGGGCTTGCCAACA ATTCCAACGACGCTCAAGGCGGAGAAGCTATGTAATCCATTTCTTCGAACTTCAAGTACAGAAATCCGGAAGTTGCTAAACATTCCACCCACTGCTGATGACACAGAAGCCTTGGGAGCCATTCGTCATGCCAAGGATAACTTTTAG